Within Bacteroidota bacterium, the genomic segment CTGCGTCCCGAACCCGGCGACCTCCTCCATCCGCTCGGCGAGGGCGAGCAGCCGGGCATCGCTCCCCCGCCGGGCGTGGACCTGCACGCCGATGGGCAACCCCTCGGCGTCCCGGCCGACAGGCAAGGTGACGCAGGGCGTTCCGGCGAGCGCCGTCCCCGTGTTGAAGACGCCGAGCGGTGCCGCGTACGGCACCGTCTCGCCGTCTACCTCCAGGTCCGCCCCCGTCCGGCGATGCGAGAACGCGGTCACCCCGGCCACAGGCAGCACCCACGCGTCCCACTCGCTCAGGAACACCTCGACCGTGCGGACGAGCGCGTCCCGGTCGGCGAGCGCGCGGAAGTAGGCCGGCGCGCTCGCCGCGTAGCCCCGGGCGAGGGCGCGGGCGTAGCTCCCCGGCCCGAACGCGAGGCGCACCGGACCGAGCCGGAAGAGTTGGTTGAGCGGCGCTTTACCCAGCCCGAGCGGCAATCCCGCCGCGAACTCGAACCCGTGGACGAGGCCCCACGTCTGCTGCGCCTGCTCGAAGTCGAGCGGCGGGGCGGCCTCGGCGACGAGGCTCCCGGCCGCTCCGAGCGCGTCGGCGAACGCGCGCACGGCGGCGGCTACGTCCCGGGCGACGGGAGCCTCGGCCAGCCCAGCAGAGAACGCGACGCGGATTCCGCGCAGCGACGACGGGCCTGGCTCGCGGCTCGTGCCGAACGAACCGGGGGCGAGCACCGAAAGCGCGAGCCGGAGGTCGGCTACGCAGCGCGCCACAGGTCCGGCGGCGAGCGCGTGGCGAAGGCTGCCCGGGTGCCCCGGCGGCATCATCCCGGCCGTCGAGACGCTGCCTTCGGTCGGGCGCATCGCGCAGACGCCGCAGAAGTGCGCCGGGACGCGGATCGAACCGGCCACGTCGGAGGCGAGGTCCAGCGGGGCCAGCCCCGCCGCGACGGCCGCCGCGCTCCCGCCGGAGCTACCTCCGGGGGTGCGGCCGAGGTCGTGCGGGTTGTTCGTCCGCCCGTAGCGGAGGTGGTTGGTCTGCCAGTCGTAGCTGCCGAGGGGCAGGTTCGTCTTGCCGAGCACGATGGCGCCCGCGCGCCGCAGCGCAGCCACGGCGACCGCGTCTGCCGCCGGCACGTAGCGGTCCAGCCGACGCCCGTACCAGGGCAGCCCAAACGTAGTGCGCAGGCCCGCCGTGGCGAAACCGTCTTTGACTGTGATCGGGACGCCGTGGAGCGGCCCTCGCTCGTCTGCCGGAGTCGCGTCGGCAGCGGCAGCCTCCGCCCGCGCCCGCTCCGTGCCGAGGACCACGACGGCGTTCACACTCGGGTTGACGCGCTTGATCCGCTCCAGGTGTGCCTCGACGACCTCAGTGGCCGAGCACGTTTCGTCCCGGATCATCCGAGCCAACTCGCTGGCTGACTGCGAGGTCAAGTCAGACAAAACTGCCGGGCGTTGTCCTCGCTACGTGTTCGCTTCGTCGCGCAGCGCACCATCGAAGGCGAAATGGTGGCAGAATGAACCTGCTTCCTCAGCATTAGCGAACCTTGCGATTGACTCGGTCGCCGATTTTATCAATCACCGAGAAACCAGAGGTACGTGTGGCCGCCATGATGACTACGAGCAAGCCCTGCAACCTTCTGGACATGCTGTTTCACATCGGGATCACGCACTCTGTCTGCGACGGCTTCTAACTCGTTGATGAGAATTGGAACTTGAAGGTGATTAAAACACGCGTCACCGTAGGGAAGAAGAAATTGAAGGCAGATAGTGCCTGACAGGTCCATCGTCTCTACGACCCTACTGAGCAAAAACTTTGGATCGTCCACCGCTTCAAGCTCTGTTCCGCACTCTTCTCTTCTCCAGACAGCATTGATTCCCATTGGACTTTCCTTTGCAGTGGCGGGTATTACGTCTCATCGGACTGACTACGCAGCCAACCGGCAATAAACCCGCCGAGCGCGCCGACCGGTACACCTGCGCCGACCCAGAATCCCATCTCGCCCGTGGCGGCTCCGACGGCCGCGCCAATGGCAACCCCGACAGCAGTGCCGAACCCGATGGCTCGGTTGTGAGAGAGGTCAGCGTTCTGGGTCTTCTGGTTCATGGCAAGCCGGGTTGCGTAGGGGTATGCTATCGGCGCTCGTCCCACTCGTCGAGAACCTTGGCGTCCTCCATGTTCGGGTCGAGTTCGCGTTTGAAGGCGTGCTCGGCGTCGGCGACGGTGGAGGCGGCGCGGTCGAGGGCACCGTCGATCAGCCGCGCGGTGAGGCGTACGGCGGTGCCGCCGACGAGCATCGCTTTGCCCGTCAGCCCGGCCTCTTCGAACCGGGCGGCCCAGCGCTCGAACCGGTCGGGGAGGTCGCTCACGCGTCGTCCTCGTCCTTCTTCTTGCGCCGCGTCGTGGTGCGCTTCTTGGCCGTCTTCTTTTTGGCCGACGGCGGCGCGGCCGGGTTCGGGGCATCGGGGTCGTGCTCCCGGCCGAAGTTCATGTTGGCGACGCGCTCCAGGATGTCGGCGAACTGGCGGCCCGTGTCCTCGACGGCCTGGCCGAGCGTGGCGAACGTGGCCTCGACGACGAAGGCGGTTTTATCTTGGGTCTCCAGCTTCTCGAACTCGGCGCGCGTTTTCGAATACTGCTTCCGCGCCTCTTCCCGGTCAGGCATAGTCCCTCGGTCTAGGGCGCAGGGGGATTCCTGCGCCGTCTGCATCGGTCCCGTTTGACGGGCCCCTCGCCACGCAAGTTTCACCCCAGGGCCTATGCCTGACGCTCCTTCCCCACCGGCTTCGCCCGAGGACACGCTCCGCGAGGGCCTCGTGCTCCGCTCGACGGGGAGCTGGTACGACGTACGCGCCGGCGGCGAGACCGTGCAGGCCCGCGTGCGCGGCAAGTTCCGGCTGGAGGAGCGCGACGTGACCAACCCCATCGCCGTCGGCGACCGGGTGACGCTGCGCATGGAGGCCGACGGGACGGGCCTCATCACGGACCTCCTTCCCCGCCACAGCAAGCTCAGCCGCCGCGCCGCCGGCCGACGCGCCGAGCGCGAGCACGTCCTCGTGGCGAACGTGGACGCGGCGTGGTGCGTGCAGGCGGCGAAGCTGCCGTCGTTCAACCCAGGCTTCGTAGACCGCTTCCTCGTCATGGCCGAGGCGTACGGCATCCCGGCAGGCGTCATCATCAACAAAGCCGACCTCGTCGAGACCGATGAGCACGCCGAGGACCTCGCCTACTGGCACGGGCTCTACGGATCGCTCGGCTACCCGGTCCTGCTCACGAGCGCCGAGCACGACGAGGGCATCGAGGACTTCCGCCTGCACCTCGAAGGCAAGACCTCGGTCGTCGCCGGCCCGAGCGGCGTGGGGAAGTCGACGCTCCTGAACGCTGTCGATCCGTCGCTCGATCTTCGGACGGGCGAGGTCAGCCGGAAGACGCGCAAGGGCAAGCACACGACGACCTTCGCCGAGCTGCTGCCCGTCGCGGGCGGCTACGTGGCCGACACGCCGGGCATCCGCGAGTACGGCCTCTGGGACATGGAGCCGGAGGAGCTGTCGGGCTACTTCGTCGAGATGCGGCCCTACCTGGACGACTGCAAGTTCTCGCCCTGCACCCACGACCACGAGCCGGGCTGCGCCGTGAAAGCGGCCGTCGAGGACGACGAGATCGCGCCGGAGCGCTACCTGTCGTACCTCAATATCCTCGCCTCGCTCCAGAGCGACGACGTGGGCCGATGAGCCGCCACGCCGGGCATCTGCTGGGCCTCGCCGCGCTCGCCCTCGCGATGGCGTGGCTCTACGGCGAGATCGACCACCTCGGTGCCTTCGCCGACGTGGACCTGAAGCACTACCGCGCCCTCGCGCAGGGAGCGGCCGACGTGCCACGCCCGTTTGCCCACCGCGTCCTCGGCCCGCTCTTTGTCGGCCTCCTGCCGGTGGCGGATCCCGCCGGGTTTCGCGTGCTGACTTCGGCGGCGCTCGCCGCGCTCACGCTTGGCCTGTACGGGTTCGGCGTCCAGCTTGGGCTGACAGCTTGGGCAGCGGCGCTCGTCGCGGCGCTGCTGACGCTGAACCCGTACGTCTTTGGCTTCCCCGCCTTCAACGCGTTCCAACTGAACGACGTGCTGGGGATGGCACTCGTCGTCGCAGCCTTCGCGGCGCTGCCCGGCCGCCGCTGGGGGTGGTACGCGCTCGCACTCGCACTCGGGGCTGCCACGCGCGAGGTGACGCTGCTCGTGATCCCGGCAGCGCTCGTGTTCCTGTGGGGCCGGGACCGGCTGCGCGACGACGGGCTGCGCTGGCTGCTGGCCTCGCTGCCCGCCGTCGCGGTGTTCGTCGGGCTCCGGCTCGCACTCCCCGCCGAGGGGCCGGGGTTCGCCTTCCTCCTGCTCGACCACATCGGCAAGGTGCTCGACCCGGTGACCTGGTACCGGCTCCTCGTCAACGCATGGGCTCCGCTCGCGCTCCTCCCGCTCGTCTTCTGGCAGACGGCGCGGGATTTCGCGGCGGCACACCGCTACCTCTTCGCCTTCGCTGCCCTCGTGCTGCTGAGCGCCCTCTTTGGGGGCGACCAGGAGCGGCTGGTCGCTCCGGCGTTCGTCGCGGTCTACCCGCTCGTCGGCTACGTCGTGCAGACGCACCGCTGGCCTCGGCTCGCGCTCGGCGTCCTCGTGGCCTGCGCTTTCCTGACGAGCCTGCACCACCTCACGGCGCGCTTCCCGCTGCCGAGCCGGACGTGGACCGTAGCCCTGTCGCTCTTCGCCCTGGCAGCGGTGACGGCGACCGGCTGGCTGGTCAAGCGCGGAAGGGCGGAGGGCAGGAAGGACGGAAGCCTGTAGGGTGCGCCGTCGAGCCATGCTTCCGCTCCTCCCCGCTTCCGCTCATCCGCTCTTCTCCTCGTGGTACTCCTGCTCGGTGTTGACCGCCCACACGTTCCCGAAGTCGGCGCGGCCGCTGGCGAGGTTGTCGACGGCCGTCATCGCCGCGAGCATCGAGTGGTCCTGGTTGTTGTAGCGGTGCATCCCGTTGCGCCCAACGAGGATCAGGTTCTCGATGCCGCCGAGCCAATCGCGGACGGCGTCGAAGTCGGCGTAGGTGCCGGTGTAGGCCGGGTAGGCTTTCGGCATGCGGAGCACGGTCCCGTCGAGCACGTCGGCGCGGCGGAGCAGCCCGATCCGGTCCAGTTCCTCGACGGCGAGGGCGCGGAGGGCGTCGTCGTCCATCTCCCAGAGGTCGTCCCCCGCGTTGCAGAAGTACTCCAGCCCGATCCAGACCTTCGACGGGTCGGCGACCATGTAGGGGCTCCAGTTGTTGAAGACCTGCACGCGCCCGACCTGCACGCCGGGCTCCTGGACGTAGATCCAGTTGTCGGGGATCAGCGACCCGTCGGGGGCCGAGACGGCGAGCTTGTCGACGAGGAGGCCGACGGTGAGGAAGTCGCGGTAGCCGAGCCCGGCGGCCGTCTCACGGATCGTTTCGGGCAGCGCGTCGGCCGGCGTCTCCGGGTCGAGGCCCGCGACGAGGCTGCGGACCGGCATCGTCGAGACGACGTAGTCGGCCTCGAATGTGCGCCGCTCGCCCGTCGCAGCGTCTACGGCTTCGACGGCGGCGATCCGCCCGGCGCGCAGGCGGAGCCGGTCGGCGCGGTGCTGCATCAGGAGCGTGCCGCCCTGCGCCTCGTACTCTTCGGCGACCGTCTCCCACATCTGGCCCGGCCCGAACTTCGGGTAGAAAAACCGCTCGATCAGCGACGTCTCGGTCCCCTTCTGCCGCAGGTCGCCTGCCTCGCGCTTCGGGACGAGGTTCTTGGCGAAGTGCCACAGCGCCTTGCCGACCGACAGCCCCTTGACGCGCTGCGCGCCCCACTCGGCCGAGATCTCGGTACAGGGCACGCCCCAGACTTTCTCGGTGTACTCCTTGAAAAACGTCTCGTACAACTCGCGTCCGAAGCGAGCGATGAAAAACTCCTCCAGGTTCTGCGGGTCGCGGTTCGGCCGGGCGAGGCTCTTCAGGTAGCTCATCCCGATCCGCACCGAGCGCCCGAGGCCGAGCTTGCGGAGCGTGTCCGGCGAGAGCTTGACGGGGTAGTCGAAGAACTGCCCGTTGAAGTAGATCCGCGAGGTCCGCGAGCGGACGAGCATCACGCGGTCGGTCTCCTCCGGGTCGGGGCCGCCGGCAGGCGCGTCGACGCGGTGGGTGCGGTTCTGGTACGTGATCTCCATCGCCCCGGCCGCCCCGCGCTCGACGGGCATGAAGCCGAGCCACCAGTCGAGGACGCGGTCCGACTTCGAGAAGAAGCGGTGCCCGCCCACGTCGATCCGGTTGCCCCGGTAGCACGCCGTCTGCGAGATCCCGCCGAGGGCGTCGGTGGCTTCGAGGAGGACCGGGCGGATGGTCGTCCGGGTGAGGAGCTCGTAGGCCGCCGTCAGCCCCGCCGGCCCGGCCCCGATCACGACCGCCGTCTTCTGCCGCCCGTTCGGCGCGGTCCCGTTCGCTCCGCTCACGCCGTCGCCCCCTGTCGCCACGCCCGGAGGCGCGTCGTGAACAACGGCACGGCGAGCAGCATCAGCGGGTAGATCGTCATCCGGTAGCGCGCCGAGCCCACCGGCCCGGTGACCGCCGTGAGGTAGCCCGCGAGCACGAACACCGCGACCCGCACCGGCAGCGGAATGCGCGGGTCGAACAGGAAAAAGAGGCTTGCCACGAGGACGAACCCATTCCACAGCGTCAGCAGCACGAGCAGCAGGAACTCCCCGGCCGGCTGCGCTCGCAGCGCCCGCCACAGCCCAGCGTAGCCGTCGACCGTGAACGCGTGCGTCAGCCCCGACGCCGGCGCTTCGCCACCGAAGAATGCGTAGAGGTCGTAGCGACCGGGGTCGAGAAGGACGTTCGCCATGCCCTGCGTGTGGAGCGCGAGATAGGTACCGAGGTGGTCGAAGATAAGCCGCGCCGCGGCCTCCTCTTTGAAGGTCTCGCGCTGCCCAAAATCTTCGATAGCGGCGGCCTCGGCCTCGATGGGCGTCATCAGCGCGACGGCCTGCTCCTCGCCGTAGGCCCGCGTCATCGTGCGGTAGGCGTTGTGCGTGAAGAGGTTGGTCCCCTTGATGCTCGTGTAGTGGAAGTACCCCGTGCGTGCTTCGTTGACGAGCGACACGCCGAGCACGACCGCCGGCAGCAGGAGCGCGAGCGCGACCGGCCAGCGCCGCCGCCACTGACGCTCACGTCGGACCACGACCCACGCCAGGAGCAGCAGGTTCGGCACCCAGAAGTACATCAGCACCGGCTTGACGAGGACAGCGACGGCGAGCAGCGCGTTGTAGCCGGCGAGCCACCCGCTCCCGCCGCCGAGGACGTAGCGCACGAACGCCCACACCGCCCCGAGCACGAGCGACTGAAACAGCAGGTCCGCCATCAGCATCTGCGGGTAGGCGAGCTGGAACGGCGCGAGCGCCAGCCCCGCCACCAACCACCCCCACTGCCTCGGAAGGCCGAACCGGGCAAGGAGGTCGAACAGCAGCAGCCAGTTCACCACGCCCAGCACGGACTGCACGAAGGCCACCCACCACGGACTCTGGCTCACCGAGAAGAGCGCCGCGAGGAACAGCGGGTAGCCCGGCGGTCGGCGCGTGGCAGCGGCCGGATCGTCCGACGGCGGGGCCTCGCCGCGCAGCACCTCGGCCTGCGCAACGTAGTCGGCCGAGTCCCACAGGTAGAACGGCTCCGTCAGCGCGGCGAGGAGCCAGAACCCACCGTAGAGCGCGGCGACAAGCGCGGCGTAGCGCCACGGCGGGCGGTGAAACCAGCGCGGCGGTGCCGACACCTCACGCCCCTTTCAGGGCACTGTACAGCAGCACACCCAAACCCAAACCAACAAGCCCGCCGACGACTCGCCCTTCGACCACGCTGCTACGCTCCTTGTCCTGCCTTGCTCGTATGAACCCCTCCCACGACGCAAAGCCCGCCCGATTCAGATGCGAGAAGATGTAGTCATGCTGCAGTCCGCTCTGCAAGAGCAACTGCTCGTATCGATGGTAGTCAGCAAGTGTAGCGGCATTCTGCCCGATGGATTGGGTAAGGTGCTCCAATTCATCAAAAGGGATCGTCTCCATCTCACTCCTCATGTTCGGGCGGCGGAATTTCCTTTGACCTCTCTGCTGCGTCCATTTGCTTGGCGGTATCAACCATGGATCGCAGAGCGGTTATCGTGACCTCGTAAAAACGCCTGTCTAACTCTTCCAACCGCCTTTCGTTCTGTTCGATGCGGTGCAGCATCATTTTGTGGTCCTCCCTGACCTCGGCCAGCTGCTGCTTCAACTCTGCGAACTCGTCCGCGAACGCAATCGACGCCCCGCGCCGCGCACCTCCTTTGATCCAGTCGAACGCGCCCATCCGCTACGCCGTCTTCTTCTTGCGGGAGCCTCCCTTCCTGCGCCCTCCCTTCTTCGCCGCCTTCGCCGCGATAAGTTCGACGGCCTGCTCCAGGGTGACCTCCTCGGGGTCGGTGCCCTTCGGGATGGTCGCGTTCGTGCGCTTGTGCTTGACGTAGGGACCGTAGCGGCCCTCGAAGACCTCGATGGGGTCGCCGGTCTCGGGGTGGGTGCCGAGCGTGCGGAGCGGCTTGTTCTTCTGCTTCTTCTGCGCCAGCAGCTCCAGCCCGCGCTGGAGGCCGACGGTCAGCACGTCGTCTTCGGGCTTGAGCGAGGCGAAGACGCTGCCGTGCTGGACGTAGGGACCGTAGCGCCCGATGCTGGCCTTGACGACGCCGCCCTCGGGGTGCTCGCCAATCGTGCGCGGCAGACTCAGCAGGCCGAGCGCCATCGGCATGTCCACGTCGTCGGGCTGGACGCCTTTCGGGAGCGAGGTCCGCTTCGGCTTGCCCTCCTGCTCGTCGTCGCCGAGTTGGACGTAGGGGCCGTACGGTCCCGTCTTGACGAAGACCGGCTGGTCGTGCTCGGGGTGGATGCCGAGCATCTCGTCGGGCTTGTTGCTCGTGCGGATGAGGTCGTCGAGGACCGCCTCGTCGGCGTCGGCGGGCGCGAGGCCGTCCGGGAGCGAGGCCGTCTGCTTCTCGCCGTCGATTTCGCCCTCGACGTAGGGGCCGAACTTGCCGACGCGGACGCGGTAGTCGCCCCACTTCGGGTGCTCGATCGTCGACATGCTCCTGGCGTCGATCTTTTCCAGCCCGGCCTCGACGCGGGTCTCGATCCCGCCCTTGCCCCGGAAGAACCGTTCGAGGTAGCGGGTCGGCTCCTTCTCGCCGTCGGCGATGTCGTCGAGGATCTGCTCCATCTCGGCCGTGAAGCCGGTGTCGACGAGCGGCGAGAAGCTGTCCTCCATCAGGTTCGTCGTGGCGAACGCGGTGAAAGTCGGGATGAGCTGCTTGCCGTCGCGGCGGACGTAGCCCCGGTTGACAATCGTGTCGATGATGCTCGCGTAGGTGCTCGGGCGGCCGACGCCCTCGCCTTCGAGCATCTTGACGAGCGTGGCGTCGGTGAAGCGCGCCGGCGGCTTGGTCTCGTGGCCGACGGCCTCGACCTCGTTGCAGCCGGGCGTATCGCCCTCGGCGAGGGCGGGGAGCGGGTTGTCGCGGTCCTCGAGCGCCGCGTTGGGGTCGTCCGAGCCCTCGACGTAGGCGCGGAAGAACCCGGCGAACTCGACCGTCTGGCCGTTGGCACGGAAGCGGGCCTGCTCCGGCCCCGGGGCCCCGGCGGTGATCTCGGCGCGGGTCTGGCGGAGCTTGGCGTCGGCCATCTGCGTGGCGACGGTCCGCTTCCAGATGAGGTCGTAGAGCTTGCCCTCGACCCCGCTCAGCCCGATCTCCTTGCGGGTCCGCATCTGCGTCCCGGCCGGGCGAATCGCCTCGTGGGCCTCCTGCGCCCCGCTCGACTTCTTGGCCGAGAACTGGCGCGGCTTGGGCGAGAGGTACTCGCTGCCGTAGCGCTCCTCGACCGCCCGGCGGCTCGCGCCGATGGCCTCCGAGGAGAGGTTCGGCGAGTCGGTCCGCATGTAGGTGATGTGGCCGTTCTCGTAGAGCTTCTGCGCCACCCGCATCGCGTCGCGCGCCGAGAGGCCGAGCTTGCGGTTGGCCTCCTGCTGCATCGTGCTCGTGATGAACGGCGGGGCCGGTCGCCGCGTGACCGTCTTCGACTCGACCGTGTCGACGCGCCAGGGCTCGCCCGGTAGCCGCTCGGCGAGGGCCGTTGCCTGCTCCTCGCCGAGCACGAGCGCGTCGGAGCCGTCCTTGAGTTTGCCCGTGTTCTCGTCGAAGTCGCGCCCGGTCGCGAGGCGCCGCTCGCCGAGCTGGAACATGGTCGCCTCGAACGCCTGCTTGTCCTGCTCCAGTTCGGCTTTGAGGTCCCAGTAGCTGGCCGTCACGAAGTCGAGCCGCTCGCGCTCGCGCTGCACGAGGAGGCGGACGGCGACCGACTGCACGCGGCCCGCTGAGAGGCGCGGGGCGATCTTCTTCCAGAGCAGCGGCGAGATCGTGTAGCCCACGAGCCGGTCGAGGACGCGGCGCGTCTCCTGGGCGTCGACGAGGCGCTGGTCGATCTCGCGCGTGTCGGCGAGGGCGCGCTGGATGGCGTCGCGCGTGATCTCGTGGAAGACCATCCGGCGGACCGGGACGGTCGGCTTGAGTACTTCGAGGAGGTGCCAGCCAATCGACTCGCCCTCGCGGTCCTCGTCGGTCGCGAGGTAGAGTTCGTCGGCGTCCTTGAGCGCAGCCTTCAGTTCCTTGACAACTTTCTTCTTTTCCTTCGGGACGATGTAGACCGGCTGGTAGCCCTCGTCCACGTTCACGCCAAGCGTACCCCAGCTTTCCTTCTTGACCGCGGCCGGCACTTCGGAGGCCGACGACGGGAGGTCGCGGACGTGCCCCATGCACGCCTCGACGCGGTACTCCCCCTTCGGAAGAAAATTGCGGATCGTGCGGGCTTTGGTCGGGGACTCAACGACGACGAGGCGCTTCATAGTCGGGCGTGGTGGATGAGACGAGCAATATACCCGGCGGGGCTGCCAGCGCGGTGTCAGCGTCGGGGCAGCCTCACACGCGGGGTCTAGTCCAGCGTTCCCCGGTGCCCGCCGCGGAGCCGCCACGCGATGAACGGAGCGGCCAACGCAACCCCGGCGGCCCCAGCGGCGATGTCCCACACGTCCGCCGTGCTCCGGGGCATCACGATGTGGGCTGCCTCCGCCAGCACGATGAGCCCAAAGCCAAGCGCGGCCGACGCGAACGGGCCGCTGCGCACGGCGACCGCCTGCCAGCACGCGAGCGTGAACCCTGCAAAGAAGCTTGGCGCGACGCCGAAGACCCACAGCGAGCGAACGTTGGCCTCGCTCGCCCACGTCCGCACCGGCCCGACGCAGGCGATCCAGAGCACAAAACCAATCGCGGTGGCGGCGACCAGCAGGCGGTCGCGGGGCGGTCTCTCGATCAAAGCTGCTTCATCCACCCGTTCTCGACCCGGACGAAGCCGAGGCGCTCGTAGAAGCCGCCCGAGAGGTTGGAGTCGCGCAGGATGAGTTCCGTCCCGGCACAGCGGGCGAGGACCTCGTCGATCAGCTTCTTCCCGATCCCGGCCCCCTGCACGTCGGGCTCGACGGCGAGGTCGCAGAGGAACGAGAACTGCTCGCCGTCGGTGAGGACACGGGCGAGGCCGACGAGCCGGTCGCCGAGCCACGCCGAGAGGACGAGCGACGAACGGTCGAACATGCGCTCGATGGCGGCATGGTCGCCCGTAGGCCGAAGCAGCGGGGCGCGGCGATAGAGCGTGGCGATGCGGGCCGGTGTCAGGCCGTCGAGGTCGTCGCGGAGGGCTACGTCTTCCATGAGATCAGGGGTGGGCCGGGTAGGGGCGACTGGCCGGTCGCCCGTACGGGAATTGCCGCACGTTACGACCGCTTCACCCAATGGTGCGTGGAGGTCCGCACGAAAAGCGGGTCGGGGACCGGCGCGCCCGGCGGCATCCACACCCGGAGCCGCACGCCCATCGCCTCGACCGTCCACTCAGCATAGGCCCCGAGGTAGAGCCGGTCGAGGAGCCGCGCCGGGACGGAGTCGGCCTCGGCCTCGTCGGCGGCCCAGAACTCGCCGGGGCGGACCGAGAGCACGTAGCCCTCGGGCTGCGGCTCGTCGGGCACGAGGCCCGCGATCAACTTCGGGTTGTCGACGACGTTGCTGCCGCCGAGGAAGCGGGCGACGTAGGCCGTCTCCGGGGTGATGTAGAGCCGCTCCGGCGGCCCGACCTCGACGATGCGCCCGGCGTCCATGACCGCGATGAGGTCGGAGAGCGCGAGCGCCTCGGCCTGGTCGTGGGTGACGTAGAGGCTCGTCGTGCCGAGTTGTTGCTGGAGCGCCTTCAGTTCGCGGCGGGTCTCCTCGCGGAGGGCGAGGTCGAGGTTCGAGAGCGGCTCGTCGAAGAGGAGGACGTCCGGCTCCACGGCGAGGGCGCGGGCGAGGGCGACGCGCTGCTGCTGCCCGCCCGAGAGCTGGGGGACCGGCTTCGCTTCGAGGCCGTCCAGGTCGACGCGCCCGAGCGCTTCGGCGACGCGCTCCCGAATCTGCGGGCGCTTCCACTTCTTGACTTCGAGCCCGTAGGCCACGTTCTCGCCGACGGTCATCGTCGGGAAGAGCGCGTAGTTCTGGAAGACGAGCGCCGTCGGGCGGCCCTGGGGCGGCACGCTCGTCACGTCCTCCCCGGCGATTTCGACGCGCCCTGCGTCCGGCACCTCGAACCCCGCCACCATGCGGAGGAGCGTCGTCTTGCCGCACCCGCTCGGGCCGAGGAGCGAGAAGAAGCTGCCGCGCGGCACGGCGAGCGTCACGTCGTTTACCGCTACGAGGTCGCCGTAGCGTTTGGTGACGCCGTCGAGGTGGATACCGGAGGACAGAGAACGATGGACAGAGGACGGATCGGCGGCAGCCATCGGTCTTCCGTCTTCTGTGCTCCGTCTTCCGCTCACCGTTGCAGCGCAGCGGTGACCTTCTCGGCAGCCTCCTTGAGCTGGATCGCCGACTCGATCTCGATGCCGGAGTTCTGGATGATCTCCATCCCCTCCTCGGCGTTCGTCCCCTGGAGCCGGACGATGAGCGGGACCTGGATGTCCACGTTCTTCGCCGCCTCGACGACGCCGCGCGCGACGCGGTCGCAGCGGACGATCCCGCCGAAGATGTTGACGAGGATGGCCTCGACGTTGGGGTCCGAGAGGATGATGCGGAAGCCGGCCTCGACGGTCTCGGCGTTCGCCGTCCCGCCGACGTCGAGGAAGTTGGCCGGCTCGCCGCCGGCGAGCTTGATGAGGTCCATCGTCCCCATCGCAAGGCCCGCGCCGTTGACCATGCAGCCGACGTTGCCGTCGAGCTTGATGTAGTTCAGGTCGTGCTTCGCGGCCTCGACCTCGAGCGGGTCCTCTTCGGCCTCGTCGCGCATCGCCGCGAGGTCCTTGTGCCGGAAGAGCGCGTTGTCGTCGAGGTTGATCTTGGCGTCGAGGGCGACGACCGTGCCCTGCTCGGTGAGGACGAGCGGGTTGATCTCGGCGATCGTCGCGTCGCTCTCACGGTAG encodes:
- the topA gene encoding type I DNA topoisomerase, translated to MKRLVVVESPTKARTIRNFLPKGEYRVEACMGHVRDLPSSASEVPAAVKKESWGTLGVNVDEGYQPVYIVPKEKKKVVKELKAALKDADELYLATDEDREGESIGWHLLEVLKPTVPVRRMVFHEITRDAIQRALADTREIDQRLVDAQETRRVLDRLVGYTISPLLWKKIAPRLSAGRVQSVAVRLLVQRERERLDFVTASYWDLKAELEQDKQAFEATMFQLGERRLATGRDFDENTGKLKDGSDALVLGEEQATALAERLPGEPWRVDTVESKTVTRRPAPPFITSTMQQEANRKLGLSARDAMRVAQKLYENGHITYMRTDSPNLSSEAIGASRRAVEERYGSEYLSPKPRQFSAKKSSGAQEAHEAIRPAGTQMRTRKEIGLSGVEGKLYDLIWKRTVATQMADAKLRQTRAEITAGAPGPEQARFRANGQTVEFAGFFRAYVEGSDDPNAALEDRDNPLPALAEGDTPGCNEVEAVGHETKPPARFTDATLVKMLEGEGVGRPSTYASIIDTIVNRGYVRRDGKQLIPTFTAFATTNLMEDSFSPLVDTGFTAEMEQILDDIADGEKEPTRYLERFFRGKGGIETRVEAGLEKIDARSMSTIEHPKWGDYRVRVGKFGPYVEGEIDGEKQTASLPDGLAPADADEAVLDDLIRTSNKPDEMLGIHPEHDQPVFVKTGPYGPYVQLGDDEQEGKPKRTSLPKGVQPDDVDMPMALGLLSLPRTIGEHPEGGVVKASIGRYGPYVQHGSVFASLKPEDDVLTVGLQRGLELLAQKKQKNKPLRTLGTHPETGDPIEVFEGRYGPYVKHKRTNATIPKGTDPEEVTLEQAVELIAAKAAKKGGRRKGGSRKKKTA
- a CDS encoding GNAT family N-acetyltransferase, whose translation is MEDVALRDDLDGLTPARIATLYRRAPLLRPTGDHAAIERMFDRSSLVLSAWLGDRLVGLARVLTDGEQFSFLCDLAVEPDVQGAGIGKKLIDEVLARCAGTELILRDSNLSGGFYERLGFVRVENGWMKQL
- a CDS encoding ABC transporter ATP-binding protein, encoding MAAADPSSVHRSLSSGIHLDGVTKRYGDLVAVNDVTLAVPRGSFFSLLGPSGCGKTTLLRMVAGFEVPDAGRVEIAGEDVTSVPPQGRPTALVFQNYALFPTMTVGENVAYGLEVKKWKRPQIRERVAEALGRVDLDGLEAKPVPQLSGGQQQRVALARALAVEPDVLLFDEPLSNLDLALREETRRELKALQQQLGTTSLYVTHDQAEALALSDLIAVMDAGRIVEVGPPERLYITPETAYVARFLGGSNVVDNPKLIAGLVPDEPQPEGYVLSVRPGEFWAADEAEADSVPARLLDRLYLGAYAEWTVEAMGVRLRVWMPPGAPVPDPLFVRTSTHHWVKRS
- the sucC gene encoding ADP-forming succinate--CoA ligase subunit beta is translated as MKVHEYQAKDILATHGVAVQRGTVAGTVGEAVAAAEAMQADGVGMYVVKAQIHAGGRGKGGGVKLARSIGEVREKAEAILGMQLKTPQTGPEGQEVKKILVTAAEDIAHEYYIGVTLDRARKMDVIMASTEGGVEIEEVAEATPEKIVKVWVDPSLGLQRFQAQYIARTLGFEGDQLKEAAKFVTQLYTAYRESDATIAEINPLVLTEQGTVVALDAKINLDDNALFRHKDLAAMRDEAEEDPLEVEAAKHDLNYIKLDGNVGCMVNGAGLAMGTMDLIKLAGGEPANFLDVGGTANAETVEAGFRIILSDPNVEAILVNIFGGIVRCDRVARGVVEAAKNVDIQVPLIVRLQGTNAEEGMEIIQNSGIEIESAIQLKEAAEKVTAALQR